From Flavobacterium lipolyticum, one genomic window encodes:
- a CDS encoding bifunctional 4-hydroxy-2-oxoglutarate aldolase/2-dehydro-3-deoxy-phosphogluconate aldolase has product MAKYSRIEVALTMKENGMVPLFFHSDIEISKKVLKACYDGGARLMEFTSRGDFAHEVFGALNKYALAELPGMMLGVGSITDAASASLYMSLGANFIVTPVFREDIAIACNRRKVLWSPGCGTLTEIARAEELGCEIVKLFPGDIYGPEFIKAIKGPCPWTNIMPTGGVLPTVDSLTSWFSAGATCVGIGSQLISKEILEQQDYDGLKTKVSQVLDIIKSIKNK; this is encoded by the coding sequence ATGGCAAAATATTCAAGAATTGAAGTGGCATTAACGATGAAAGAGAACGGAATGGTTCCGTTATTTTTTCATTCAGATATCGAAATAAGTAAAAAAGTGCTAAAAGCCTGCTATGATGGTGGCGCAAGATTAATGGAGTTTACCAGCAGAGGAGATTTTGCCCATGAAGTTTTCGGAGCATTAAACAAGTATGCTTTGGCAGAATTACCGGGAATGATGCTTGGTGTTGGTTCTATTACTGATGCGGCTTCAGCATCCTTGTACATGAGCTTGGGAGCGAATTTTATTGTGACTCCGGTTTTTAGAGAAGATATTGCAATTGCCTGTAATCGACGAAAAGTACTTTGGTCTCCGGGCTGCGGAACACTTACCGAAATCGCAAGAGCCGAAGAATTAGGCTGTGAAATTGTAAAATTGTTTCCGGGTGATATTTACGGACCTGAATTTATCAAAGCTATAAAAGGCCCATGTCCGTGGACGAATATTATGCCAACAGGTGGAGTTTTGCCAACAGTTGATAGTCTGACTTCGTGGTTTAGTGCGGGAGCAACCTGCGTGGGAATTGGATCACAGTTAATTTCAAAAGAGATATTAGAGCAACAGGATTATGACGGATTAAAAACAAAAGTTAGTCAGGTTCTGGATATTATAAAAAGTATTAAAAATAAATAA
- a CDS encoding tagaturonate reductase yields the protein MEKLNRVSSGLSEKLPIKIVQFGEGNFLRAFVEYAFQKLNQEAGFNAGIAVVQPIDRGLVNMINAQDGLYTLFMKGVKKGEEIQEKELISNIVKAIDPYASFQEYLALAREEELAFIISNTTEAGIEYIESDQLSMQPPVSFPAKLTVLLYERFKHFKGAADKALTIIPCELINYNSDTLKEIILKYCADWKLENEFVFWLTTSCSFHNTLVDRIVPGYPKDQIEEYNSQLDYKDDLIVSAESFFLWVIEGDDKLKAKLPFEKTALDVKIVADMQPYRTRKVRILNGAHTAMVPFSMLYGNETVKETVDNAFTGDFVNKAVFEEINETLNMDKAELASFSEEILDRFRNPFIKHLLSSIALNSISKFKVRVLPSLTGYVDIHQKLPVHLTFAFAALIRFYKGSWKGEVLPINDSEDIVSFFESLWKSDDYEKIARLTLQNKSFWDEDLTLVPGLTKAITAALEEIDANGIENGFTNFQKQINNITQKV from the coding sequence ATGGAAAAATTAAACAGAGTGAGCTCAGGGCTTTCAGAAAAACTTCCTATAAAAATAGTTCAATTTGGAGAAGGTAACTTTTTAAGAGCCTTTGTAGAATATGCTTTTCAAAAATTAAATCAGGAAGCTGGTTTTAATGCAGGAATTGCCGTAGTACAGCCTATCGACAGAGGTTTGGTGAACATGATTAATGCTCAGGACGGATTGTATACCTTATTCATGAAAGGAGTTAAAAAAGGAGAAGAGATTCAGGAAAAAGAATTGATTTCCAATATCGTAAAAGCAATTGATCCTTATGCATCTTTTCAGGAGTATCTGGCTTTGGCCAGAGAAGAAGAATTGGCTTTTATCATTTCAAATACAACCGAAGCAGGTATAGAATACATCGAATCCGATCAGTTGAGTATGCAGCCTCCGGTTTCCTTTCCGGCTAAATTAACGGTGCTTTTATATGAGAGATTCAAGCATTTTAAAGGAGCGGCAGATAAAGCATTAACGATTATTCCTTGCGAATTAATCAATTACAATTCAGATACTTTAAAAGAAATTATTTTAAAATATTGTGCTGATTGGAAATTAGAAAATGAATTTGTTTTCTGGTTGACAACTAGTTGTTCTTTTCATAATACATTAGTAGACAGAATTGTACCGGGCTATCCGAAAGACCAAATTGAAGAGTACAACAGTCAGTTGGATTATAAAGACGATTTGATTGTAAGTGCCGAAAGTTTCTTTTTGTGGGTAATTGAAGGAGATGATAAACTGAAAGCAAAACTTCCGTTTGAAAAAACAGCGCTGGATGTAAAAATCGTAGCCGACATGCAGCCGTATCGTACACGTAAAGTGAGAATTCTTAATGGAGCACATACTGCTATGGTTCCTTTCTCAATGCTTTATGGCAACGAGACTGTAAAAGAAACCGTTGATAATGCTTTTACCGGTGATTTTGTAAACAAAGCTGTTTTTGAAGAGATCAATGAAACGCTGAACATGGATAAAGCAGAATTGGCGAGTTTCTCTGAAGAAATTCTGGACCGTTTTAGAAACCCGTTTATCAAGCATTTACTGTCTTCAATTGCATTAAACTCGATTTCAAAATTTAAAGTGCGCGTATTACCTAGTTTAACGGGATATGTAGATATTCATCAAAAACTTCCGGTTCATTTAACGTTTGCTTTTGCTGCTTTGATCCGTTTTTACAAAGGAAGTTGGAAGGGTGAGGTTTTACCAATTAATGATAGTGAGGATATTGTTTCTTTTTTTGAAAGTCTTTGGAAATCGGATGATTATGAAAAAATAGCACGATTGACTTTGCAGAATAAAAGCTTCTGGGACGAAGATTTAACACTGGTGCCGGGATTAACAAAAGCAATTACAGCCGCATTGGAAGAAATTGATGCAAACGGAATTGAAAATGGTTTTACCAATTTTCAAAAACAAATAAATAATATAACTCAGAAAGTTTAG
- a CDS encoding UxaA family hydrolase, with product MATQKKLIKVHPTDNVAVALVNLSAGEVIDFEGSAVTVESDVKMKHKIAMVPFNTGDRIIMYGVLVGKASAKIEKGGLLSTANVKHESDKVTGKTETIGWTAPNIEKWKDRTFMGYHREDGQVGTENVWLFFPLVFCENRNIEILKDIFEKELMKPKENDYQLLLRSLVKSETGGAGNEAASNDANLFNNIEVKFITHQGGCGGIRQDSHSLAKLLAGYVNNPNVAGATVLSLGCQNLQIQIFKDALDAINPNSKKPVLIYDQQQIGTIEAMLSSVVKDTFEAIKKANEVQRTPAPLSKLKIGLECGGSDGFSGISANPTLGVTSDLLAALGGTTILSEFPELCGVEQELVNRCVEEESGERFLELMKWYEKTVVDAGSGFDMNPSPGNIKDGLITDAMKSAGAAKKGGTSPITGVFDYGEYISKPGLTLLCTPGNDVECTTAMVGSGANMVLFTTGLGTPTGNPIAPVVKISSNTDLAKKMSDIIDIDTGGIITGEKSIDEMADEMLEFIIDVASGTIKTKAAILNQNDFIPWKRGVSL from the coding sequence ATGGCAACGCAAAAAAAATTAATAAAAGTTCATCCTACAGATAATGTAGCAGTAGCTTTGGTAAATCTTTCAGCAGGTGAGGTGATTGATTTTGAAGGTTCGGCTGTTACTGTTGAGAGTGATGTGAAGATGAAGCATAAAATCGCGATGGTTCCTTTTAACACAGGAGACAGGATTATTATGTATGGAGTTCTGGTAGGAAAGGCGAGTGCTAAAATTGAAAAAGGAGGTTTGCTTTCTACGGCTAACGTAAAACACGAAAGTGATAAAGTAACCGGAAAAACAGAAACGATTGGCTGGACGGCTCCCAATATTGAGAAGTGGAAAGACAGAACTTTCATGGGTTATCACAGAGAAGACGGACAAGTTGGAACCGAGAATGTATGGCTGTTTTTTCCGTTAGTATTTTGCGAAAACAGAAACATCGAAATTCTAAAAGATATTTTCGAAAAAGAATTAATGAAGCCCAAAGAGAACGATTATCAATTGTTACTTCGTTCTTTGGTTAAATCAGAAACCGGTGGAGCCGGAAATGAAGCCGCTTCAAACGATGCCAATTTATTCAATAACATTGAAGTAAAATTCATCACACATCAAGGTGGTTGTGGAGGTATTCGTCAGGATTCGCATAGTCTGGCTAAATTATTGGCAGGATATGTAAACAATCCAAACGTGGCCGGAGCAACTGTATTGAGTCTGGGTTGTCAGAACCTGCAAATTCAAATCTTTAAAGATGCTTTAGATGCGATAAATCCAAACAGTAAAAAACCGGTTTTGATTTACGATCAACAGCAAATCGGGACAATCGAAGCCATGCTGAGCAGTGTGGTAAAAGATACGTTTGAAGCCATTAAAAAAGCAAACGAAGTACAAAGAACTCCGGCACCTTTATCCAAACTAAAAATAGGTTTAGAGTGTGGTGGATCTGATGGATTCTCCGGAATTTCGGCTAACCCGACATTAGGGGTGACTTCAGATTTACTGGCTGCTTTAGGAGGAACTACAATACTTTCAGAGTTTCCGGAATTGTGTGGAGTAGAGCAGGAATTAGTCAACCGCTGTGTAGAAGAGGAAAGTGGAGAACGCTTTTTAGAATTAATGAAATGGTATGAAAAAACCGTGGTAGATGCCGGTTCAGGTTTTGATATGAATCCTTCTCCGGGTAATATCAAAGACGGATTAATTACCGATGCCATGAAATCAGCAGGAGCCGCTAAAAAAGGAGGGACATCACCAATTACCGGTGTTTTCGACTATGGTGAATACATTTCGAAACCGGGATTAACGCTGCTTTGTACCCCTGGAAATGATGTGGAGTGTACAACGGCAATGGTAGGTTCGGGAGCCAATATGGTATTGTTTACCACTGGTTTAGGTACTCCGACAGGAAATCCGATTGCACCTGTAGTGAAAATTTCGTCTAACACCGACCTGGCTAAAAAGATGTCCGATATTATTGATATTGACACTGGCGGTATTATCACAGGAGAAAAATCCATCGACGAAATGGCTGATGAAATGTTGGAGTTTATCATCGATGTTGCCAGCGGCACGATTAAAACTAAGGCGGCAATCTTAAATCAAAACGATTTTATTCCCTGGAAGAGAGGGGTTTCACTTTAA
- a CDS encoding LacI family DNA-binding transcriptional regulator has translation MSEKITIYDIAEKLNITAATVSRALNNNPKIKESTRELVIKTAASMNYKQNKLALALKSGRSNNIGVIVPRIDSNFFASVIRGIEEELHPHGYQVIICQTHENPKRENENLYTLIDAQVDGIIMSVTDVTGENDGAFQYVLQKNVPLIFFDRSKHIDGVSSVTINDFRGGYQTTKHLIDEGCRNIAHLSGDQSLEIFKNRFLGYKQALLDHGITFDEKYVIPVKSTVDHGKQAIELLLQLETPPDAIFSSSDFAALGAIQELKERNVSIPKEFCVAGFSNEPFTKFMELSITSVDQSPLEMGKMSARVFLEQVDKTETIKIEKKVVLAPELHIRKSSSRTTSSS, from the coding sequence ATGAGCGAAAAGATAACCATTTACGATATTGCCGAAAAATTAAATATCACCGCTGCTACCGTTTCGCGGGCATTAAACAATAATCCGAAAATAAAAGAGAGCACGCGCGAGTTGGTTATTAAAACTGCGGCTTCAATGAACTATAAGCAAAATAAGCTGGCGCTAGCATTAAAAAGCGGCCGAAGTAATAATATTGGCGTTATAGTTCCGCGTATCGACAGCAACTTTTTCGCTTCGGTTATCCGAGGAATAGAAGAAGAACTTCACCCACATGGTTATCAGGTAATTATTTGCCAGACACACGAAAATCCGAAAAGAGAAAACGAAAACTTATATACTTTAATAGATGCCCAGGTAGACGGTATCATCATGTCGGTTACCGATGTAACGGGAGAAAATGACGGTGCTTTTCAATATGTTTTGCAAAAAAATGTTCCGCTTATCTTTTTCGACAGAAGCAAACATATTGACGGAGTGAGTTCTGTAACCATAAATGACTTTAGAGGCGGTTACCAAACGACTAAACATTTAATTGATGAAGGCTGTAGAAATATTGCTCACTTATCAGGAGATCAGTCGCTTGAAATCTTTAAAAACCGATTTTTAGGATACAAACAGGCTTTATTAGACCATGGAATAACATTTGACGAAAAATATGTCATTCCTGTAAAAAGTACCGTTGACCACGGAAAGCAGGCCATAGAGCTTTTACTTCAGTTGGAAACACCTCCTGATGCTATATTTTCATCAAGTGATTTTGCTGCTTTAGGTGCTATTCAGGAACTAAAAGAAAGAAATGTCAGTATTCCTAAAGAATTTTGCGTAGCGGGTTTCAGTAATGAGCCTTTCACGAAATTTATGGAATTATCGATTACTTCTGTAGATCAGTCTCCGCTTGAAATGGGAAAAATGTCTGCTCGTGTTTTTCTGGAACAGGTCGATAAAACGGAGACGATTAAAATAGAAAAAAAGGTAGTTCTTGCTCCAGAATTACACATTCGTAAATCTTCCAGCAGAACAACATCTTCTTCTTAA
- a CDS encoding glycoside hydrolase family 28 protein, protein MITGKVRMFKSVLMAATTAFTMLSCGKQALTVSEADPWKNKDLIVKSISKTRFLDKTYNVNDFGAVADGKTLNTLAFEKAIKACAQNGGGKVLIPDGKYVTGAIHLENNVNLHLDDHAEVLFSIDPKEYPIVHTSFEGTELMNYSPLIYAKNKTNIAITGKGTLNGQADATNWWIWSGGKDYGWKKGIPSQNDPQNRAVLIDMAEKGVPVKERNFGEGRYLRPNFMEFFECSTVLVKDVTIINAPFWILHPLKSNDIIIDGVTVNSHGPNNDGCDPEYSQNVLIKNCTFNTGDDCIAIKAGRDGDGRRVAIPSKNIIVQNCKMIDGHGGVVIGSEISAGVNTVFVEDCVMDSPNLDRAIRIKTNSKRGGVIENVFVRNLEVGTVKECVLKLNMFYNVYGSQTGNFIPTIRNISLENINVKNGGKYGVWAEGYEQSPVENITLKNVVIQKVDSAHLLKNVKNIQFINTYINEKKVE, encoded by the coding sequence ATGATTACAGGGAAAGTTAGAATGTTTAAATCAGTTTTAATGGCAGCTACAACAGCTTTCACGATGCTGTCTTGTGGAAAGCAGGCTTTAACTGTTTCTGAAGCTGATCCCTGGAAAAACAAAGACCTAATTGTAAAAAGTATCTCTAAAACCCGTTTTTTAGATAAGACCTATAATGTTAATGATTTTGGAGCAGTCGCTGATGGAAAGACATTAAATACACTGGCCTTTGAAAAAGCAATAAAAGCATGTGCTCAAAATGGCGGAGGAAAAGTGTTGATTCCTGATGGAAAATATGTAACAGGCGCCATACATTTAGAGAATAATGTAAACCTGCATTTGGATGATCATGCGGAAGTCCTTTTTAGCATCGATCCAAAAGAGTATCCTATAGTTCATACCTCCTTTGAAGGAACAGAACTGATGAATTATTCGCCGCTTATTTACGCCAAAAACAAAACCAATATAGCCATTACCGGAAAAGGAACTCTAAACGGACAGGCAGATGCTACGAACTGGTGGATTTGGTCCGGTGGTAAAGATTATGGCTGGAAAAAAGGAATCCCTTCGCAAAATGATCCTCAAAATCGTGCCGTTTTGATCGATATGGCCGAAAAGGGAGTTCCGGTAAAAGAAAGAAATTTTGGTGAGGGACGCTATCTGAGACCTAATTTTATGGAGTTTTTTGAATGCAGTACCGTTTTGGTTAAAGATGTTACCATTATAAATGCTCCCTTTTGGATTTTACATCCTTTAAAATCAAACGACATTATCATTGACGGAGTTACCGTAAACAGTCATGGTCCTAATAATGACGGTTGTGATCCTGAATATTCGCAAAATGTACTTATTAAGAATTGTACCTTTAATACTGGTGACGATTGTATCGCGATCAAAGCAGGTCGCGATGGCGATGGACGACGAGTAGCAATTCCAAGTAAAAATATTATCGTTCAGAACTGTAAAATGATTGACGGTCATGGCGGAGTAGTTATTGGAAGTGAAATATCGGCGGGTGTCAATACTGTTTTTGTAGAAGACTGCGTCATGGACAGTCCAAATTTGGATCGTGCCATCCGAATCAAGACCAATTCAAAAAGAGGCGGAGTCATTGAAAATGTATTCGTTCGAAACCTTGAAGTAGGTACTGTGAAAGAATGTGTTTTAAAATTAAATATGTTTTATAATGTTTACGGTTCACAAACCGGCAATTTTATTCCAACCATCAGAAATATCAGCCTGGAAAATATAAACGTCAAAAATGGAGGGAAATATGGAGTATGGGCAGAAGGCTATGAGCAATCTCCGGTAGAAAATATTACCCTTAAAAATGTAGTCATTCAAAAAGTAGATTCAGCACATTTGCTTAAAAATGTAAAGAACATACAATTTATTAATACCTATATCAATGAAAAAAAAGTAGAATAA
- a CDS encoding SusC/RagA family TonB-linked outer membrane protein, which produces MNTKELLKKKIKYSLVFLFFLNFLLSSATYAQSTIVEGKITDAAGLSLPGVNIQEKGTKNGTSTDFEGSFKLNVTNNKAILIVSYLGFQTQEVSIAGKSKVNVSLAEQSNSLNEVVVVGYGTAKKTDLTGAVNTLSAAKITERNVTNPMEAIQGGIAGVQVTSNSGRIGDGFNVVIRGTNSINKDGSKPLFVVDGVPTDNIDFLNPQDIARMDVLKDASSAAIYGSRGGSGVIIVTTKSGTSAKSGVTVTFDSSYGNKEAVRLPKLMSPEKWWYYHQSAFLATTISATNPTYNDVDASELNAAVGQAGTNPVLFQRVAKNQSYNWQDAVLKGGMMQNNYLNVSGRADNGLSYNIGLGAQKETGVIDNEGIDKYNFKAGLNHKINDKISFGVNLTISKTSEQLGSPTAMQEAFRQNPYTSPWAIDAAGNEIVGTYAQQPGTLRYPNGNLAINKTGSYNPLLEIANSTDEIERFTTLGNIFGEYKINSWLSFRSTFSAGKMDAREGRSFGAQTDFGLKNKSLPSGDVTNVNNFNYTWDNQFNINYTLNKDHVFSFLGLQSFYSNTTETYFAASRENPFETSFYNLGSGVQSTYSLTPSSGTIALIPSGVFSPYSKNTLESYAARFNYAYQGRYLLTASVRYDGSSVLAENNKWTAFPSVALGWNVHEEGFMKKLDFVSNFKLRGSIGYTGNDNVSPYSSLSVLKNPAYYDYNGTIANGFTASSLGNTNLTWEKTKEVNLGLDFGFVHNRISGSVDVYNRLSKDLLFQQALPLEIGVPTITSNVGSIRNKGIEVALVTKNIQTKNVTWETSFTFTKNVNKLESIYGQDQVSDVGNNLFIGENVHSYYNYVFDGVWQESEAAQALSYGQKPGEAKVKDLNNDGKIDANNDRAILGNYDPKWSGSFSTTLKVKQFDLSMSLITNQGMTVFSGFHDNFADVTDRGRQKLDLGDWYIPANGAGLAAQYSNTNPLPRGAGVYYDTNNVAFYKDASFVKIQNIAFGYSFDQDLVSKLKIKSLRLYVNVLNPFVFTNYEGYDPEWATAALAVNRVATRTVQMGLSLKF; this is translated from the coding sequence ATGAATACCAAAGAACTATTAAAGAAAAAAATAAAATACAGTCTTGTATTTTTATTTTTCCTGAATTTTTTGTTGAGCAGTGCAACTTATGCGCAATCGACTATAGTGGAGGGGAAAATTACAGATGCTGCGGGATTATCATTACCTGGTGTAAACATTCAGGAAAAGGGAACTAAAAACGGAACCTCTACAGATTTTGAAGGAAGTTTTAAATTGAATGTGACTAATAATAAAGCGATTTTAATTGTGAGTTATTTAGGCTTTCAGACACAAGAAGTAAGTATTGCAGGAAAATCGAAAGTGAATGTGAGCCTGGCGGAACAATCCAATTCGCTAAATGAAGTAGTGGTTGTAGGATATGGTACCGCAAAGAAAACAGACCTTACCGGAGCAGTCAATACTTTGTCGGCAGCTAAAATTACCGAAAGAAACGTTACCAATCCGATGGAAGCCATTCAGGGAGGTATTGCGGGAGTTCAGGTAACTTCAAACAGTGGTCGTATTGGTGACGGTTTTAACGTTGTGATCAGAGGAACAAACTCAATCAATAAAGACGGTTCTAAACCTCTTTTTGTCGTGGATGGCGTACCAACAGATAATATTGACTTCCTGAATCCGCAGGACATTGCGAGAATGGACGTATTGAAAGATGCCTCTTCTGCTGCCATCTATGGTTCCAGAGGAGGAAGCGGGGTTATTATTGTAACGACCAAAAGCGGAACAAGTGCTAAGTCTGGCGTTACCGTTACTTTTGACAGCTCTTACGGTAACAAAGAGGCAGTAAGATTACCAAAATTAATGAGTCCTGAAAAATGGTGGTATTATCACCAATCGGCATTTTTGGCAACTACTATTTCAGCAACCAATCCAACCTATAATGATGTTGATGCTTCAGAATTGAATGCTGCTGTGGGACAGGCTGGTACAAACCCTGTGTTATTTCAGAGAGTGGCTAAGAATCAAAGCTACAACTGGCAGGATGCAGTTCTTAAAGGAGGAATGATGCAAAACAATTACTTAAATGTTTCCGGTCGTGCCGATAACGGACTGTCCTACAACATTGGTCTTGGAGCTCAGAAAGAAACGGGAGTAATTGATAATGAAGGAATTGATAAATACAATTTTAAAGCAGGTTTGAATCATAAAATAAACGACAAAATTTCATTTGGAGTTAATCTTACTATTTCTAAAACCTCTGAACAGCTAGGGAGTCCAACAGCCATGCAGGAAGCTTTCAGACAAAATCCATATACTTCGCCTTGGGCAATAGATGCAGCCGGTAATGAAATTGTTGGAACTTATGCACAACAACCGGGTACATTGAGATATCCTAACGGAAATTTAGCGATTAACAAAACAGGTTCTTACAATCCGCTTTTAGAAATTGCAAATTCAACAGACGAAATAGAAAGATTTACTACCCTTGGGAATATCTTCGGAGAGTATAAAATCAACAGCTGGCTATCGTTTCGTTCTACTTTTTCAGCAGGAAAAATGGACGCGAGAGAAGGAAGATCATTTGGCGCGCAAACTGATTTTGGTCTTAAAAATAAAAGTTTACCATCCGGTGACGTAACCAATGTGAACAATTTTAATTATACGTGGGACAATCAGTTTAACATCAATTACACGTTGAATAAAGACCATGTTTTTAGCTTTTTAGGTCTTCAGAGTTTCTATTCTAATACTACCGAAACGTACTTTGCAGCGTCAAGAGAAAACCCTTTTGAAACCAGTTTTTACAATTTAGGTTCAGGAGTTCAGTCGACTTACTCCTTGACACCATCAAGCGGTACTATTGCCTTAATTCCTTCAGGCGTGTTCAGTCCGTACTCTAAAAACACTTTAGAATCGTATGCTGCCCGTTTCAATTATGCCTATCAGGGACGTTACTTGCTAACCGCTTCGGTACGTTATGACGGATCGTCTGTTTTGGCTGAAAATAATAAATGGACTGCTTTCCCTTCTGTAGCTTTAGGATGGAATGTTCATGAAGAAGGATTTATGAAAAAATTAGATTTCGTTTCTAATTTTAAATTAAGAGGAAGTATTGGTTATACAGGAAACGATAACGTAAGTCCGTATTCCAGTTTAAGTGTTTTGAAAAATCCTGCTTACTATGATTACAATGGTACCATTGCCAATGGGTTTACCGCTTCAAGTTTAGGAAACACGAATCTGACCTGGGAGAAAACAAAAGAGGTGAATTTAGGTTTGGATTTCGGATTTGTTCACAATAGAATTTCAGGTAGTGTAGACGTTTACAATCGTTTGTCTAAAGATTTATTGTTTCAACAAGCCCTTCCGTTAGAAATCGGAGTCCCAACTATTACTTCTAATGTAGGTTCTATCAGAAACAAAGGTATTGAGGTGGCGCTGGTTACTAAAAACATTCAGACTAAAAATGTTACTTGGGAGACGAGCTTCACTTTTACTAAAAACGTAAACAAACTGGAGTCTATTTATGGTCAGGATCAGGTAAGTGATGTTGGAAATAATTTATTTATCGGAGAAAATGTCCATTCGTACTACAACTATGTTTTTGATGGAGTTTGGCAGGAAAGTGAAGCGGCGCAAGCCCTTTCTTACGGTCAGAAACCGGGAGAAGCAAAAGTAAAAGATTTGAATAACGATGGAAAAATTGACGCGAATAACGACAGAGCTATTTTAGGAAACTACGATCCTAAATGGTCCGGAAGTTTCTCTACTACTTTGAAAGTAAAACAATTTGATTTGTCAATGTCGTTAATCACCAATCAGGGAATGACTGTTTTTAGCGGATTCCACGACAACTTTGCAGATGTTACCGATAGAGGACGTCAAAAATTAGATCTTGGAGACTGGTATATTCCGGCTAATGGGGCAGGTCTGGCGGCTCAGTATTCCAATACAAATCCGTTACCACGTGGAGCAGGGGTTTATTATGATACTAATAACGTAGCATTTTACAAAGACGCTTCATTTGTAAAAATTCAAAACATCGCTTTTGGGTATAGTTTTGATCAGGATTTAGTGAGCAAATTGAAAATTAAAAGTTTAAGACTTTATGTGAATGTGTTGAATCCTTTTGTATTTACCAATTACGAAGGATATGACCCTGAATGGGCAACTGCAGCATTAGCAGTGAATCGTGTTGCAACAAGGACTGTTCAGATGGGATTAAGTTTAAAATTTTAA